In Crinalium epipsammum PCC 9333, the following are encoded in one genomic region:
- a CDS encoding antitoxin yields the protein MLTTAKVQTDGKQQSIILPENYHLNGDEVYIKKIGDVITLIDKDNSWQSLFDSLPLFTDDFMATLEQLPVETREELFE from the coding sequence ATGTTAACAACAGCTAAAGTTCAAACAGATGGCAAACAGCAAAGCATAATCTTACCAGAAAATTATCATCTTAATGGCGATGAAGTCTACATCAAAAAAATCGGAGATGTAATTACTTTAATAGATAAGGATAATTCCTGGCAATCACTTTTTGATAGTCTGCCTCTATTTACAGATGATTTTATGGCAACCCTAGAACAATTACCTGTTGAAACTAGAGAAGAACTTTTTGAATGA
- a CDS encoding FitA-like ribbon-helix-helix domain-containing protein, which produces MTLQNLDDDIKNLLQKRAEAHGRSLEEEAKEILRTVLIENQENTLNLASVIERRFAHFVDFELPDIPKEPLREPPMVCFQTLRSPPAELKKGGEVSQSPPF; this is translated from the coding sequence ATAACCCTCCAAAACCTTGATGATGACATCAAAAATCTCTTGCAAAAACGAGCGGAAGCTCATGGGCGTTCCCTTGAAGAAGAAGCAAAAGAAATTCTTAGAACTGTATTAATAGAAAATCAAGAAAATACTTTAAATCTTGCCTCTGTTATTGAGCGACGCTTTGCCCATTTTGTGGATTTTGAACTACCGGATATTCCTAAAGAACCCCTGCGGGAACCCCCTATGGTGTGTTTTCAAACCCTTCGATCCCCCCCAGCAGAGCTTAAAAAGGGGGGAGAAGTTAGCCAAAGTCCCCCTTTTTAA
- a CDS encoding serine protease — MKPSLYFSLISLITPLLLLPTANAQALPTKSPTNTSTQIAATPQNIQKIAQSITVKVFVKDSRGSGIIIAKQGQTYTVLTNAHVVNRGQPFRIQTPDGKSYNATLITQGNSLKDNDLAVLQFSSPDNYQVAKFADSSNLSENQTVYSAGFPIDETSLKLTAGKISVITPKALVGGYQIGYTNDTFQGMSGGALLNQQGDVIGVIGMGAEAILNDAYVYTDGTRPRSSTIQQLRGASFAVPIANLGQVAPNLAASIPNAGGNANRTVYTGIVAKIDKIAEQITVKIDSINNGNGSGVIVAKNGQNYYVLTASHVVENQDKYTIVTPDGRKYALSPSNIQIFKGVDLAVVQFSSSSSYQVATLAKYDFQDYSKQVFVSGFPQLNRNQTNQQSLLLTFGYVWRKDNADFFAKEKASLSQGQDLVYSNISYGGMSGGAVLDSFGRLVGINTGAENESANNQRGEVVEFSVGYSLGVPISTFLSLASQAKVTTNLLQVQTNQPSALTQTEFASIVNQLVSLQVPSKDADAFAWLNYGNQLWRIRDFKEALAAFDKAIQIIQHQPNFSKQYYAQAYYGKGLTLYWMEKYSEAVDALKQATQIDPKFHQAWRLRGAALKSLKKYPEALASYQQAIKLSPQEFVLYVELGNTFSNLERYQDAIVAYSDAIKIKQHPWAYNNRGLTYKSLQEYQKALADYNRAIKLQPDYADGYYNRGVTYFYLQEYQKALAEYNRAIALQLDNAKAYNNRGNTYDNLQEYQKALADYNRAIELQPDLAEVYYNRGNTYDNLQEYQKALADYTRAIELQPDLAIAYSNRGNTYKSLQEYQKALADYTRAIALKPDDAKAYYNRGVTYGNLQEYQKALADFTQAIALEPDYASAYYNRGLTYDNLQEYQKAIADYTRAIELQPDLADAYNSRGVTYYNLQEYQKALADYTSAIALQPDLADAYNNRGNTYDDLQEYQKAIADYNRAIALQPDDTEAYYNRGITYYNLQEYQKALADYNRAIALKPNDADAYSNRGLTYFNLQEYQKAIADYNRAIALQPDDAKAYGNRGLTYSKLQEYQKAFADLQKAAQLFYEQGDMQMYQEVQEAIKELQSKL; from the coding sequence ATGAAACCTTCCCTCTATTTCTCCCTAATTTCCTTAATCACTCCTCTATTACTCCTCCCCACTGCTAACGCCCAAGCATTACCCACAAAATCACCAACTAATACATCTACACAAATTGCAGCGACACCGCAAAATATCCAGAAAATCGCTCAATCTATTACAGTCAAAGTATTTGTTAAAGATAGTCGTGGTTCCGGTATCATAATTGCTAAACAAGGTCAAACTTATACCGTATTAACTAATGCTCATGTAGTTAATCGCGGTCAACCTTTCCGCATTCAAACCCCTGATGGCAAATCTTATAATGCTACTTTAATTACTCAAGGTAATTCCTTAAAAGATAATGATTTAGCTGTCTTGCAATTTAGCTCTCCTGATAATTATCAAGTTGCTAAATTTGCTGATTCATCCAATTTATCAGAAAATCAAACTGTTTATAGTGCGGGATTTCCGATTGATGAAACTTCTTTAAAACTGACGGCTGGCAAAATATCTGTGATTACACCAAAAGCTTTGGTGGGTGGTTATCAAATTGGTTATACAAATGACACATTTCAAGGAATGAGTGGCGGTGCTTTGTTAAATCAGCAAGGCGATGTGATTGGTGTGATTGGCATGGGTGCGGAGGCGATTTTAAATGATGCTTATGTTTATACTGATGGGACTCGCCCCAGGAGTTCAACTATACAGCAATTAAGAGGCGCTTCTTTTGCAGTACCTATTGCTAATTTAGGGCAGGTTGCGCCGAATTTAGCTGCAAGTATTCCTAATGCTGGTGGTAATGCTAATCGGACTGTTTATACGGGAATTGTTGCGAAAATAGATAAGATTGCTGAACAAATTACTGTCAAAATAGATTCAATTAATAATGGTAATGGTTCTGGGGTAATTGTTGCTAAAAATGGGCAGAATTATTATGTGTTAACTGCTTCTCATGTGGTGGAAAATCAAGATAAATATACAATTGTGACTCCTGACGGGCGCAAGTATGCTTTGTCTCCTAGCAACATTCAGATTTTTAAAGGAGTGGATTTAGCTGTTGTACAGTTTAGTTCTAGTTCTTCTTACCAAGTAGCAACTTTGGCTAAGTATGATTTTCAGGATTATAGTAAACAAGTTTTTGTATCGGGTTTTCCACAGTTAAACCGCAACCAAACAAATCAACAATCGCTCTTGTTGACTTTTGGATATGTTTGGCGAAAAGATAATGCAGATTTTTTTGCGAAAGAAAAAGCTTCTTTATCGCAAGGTCAAGATTTAGTTTACAGCAATATTTCCTACGGTGGGATGAGTGGCGGAGCGGTGCTGGATAGTTTTGGGCGCTTAGTTGGGATTAATACTGGGGCAGAAAATGAATCGGCAAATAATCAACGAGGTGAAGTAGTTGAATTTAGTGTAGGTTATAGCTTGGGAGTACCAATTAGCACTTTTTTAAGTCTGGCGAGTCAGGCAAAAGTAACCACAAATTTGTTACAAGTGCAAACAAATCAACCATCTGCTTTAACTCAAACAGAATTTGCTTCTATTGTTAATCAATTAGTAAGTTTACAAGTTCCCTCAAAAGATGCTGATGCCTTTGCTTGGCTGAATTATGGTAATCAACTATGGCGGATACGGGATTTTAAAGAGGCGCTTGCTGCTTTTGATAAAGCGATACAAATTATTCAGCATCAACCAAATTTTTCTAAACAATATTATGCCCAAGCTTATTATGGGAAAGGTTTGACATTATACTGGATGGAGAAATATTCAGAAGCAGTTGATGCTTTAAAGCAAGCTACTCAAATCGATCCCAAATTTCATCAAGCTTGGCGTTTGCGTGGTGCGGCTCTTAAGTCTTTGAAAAAATATCCAGAGGCGCTGGCATCATATCAGCAAGCAATTAAACTTAGCCCGCAAGAATTTGTTCTTTATGTAGAACTAGGCAATACATTCAGTAATTTAGAACGTTATCAAGATGCTATTGTTGCCTACAGTGACGCAATTAAGATTAAACAGCATCCTTGGGCATACAACAACCGAGGTTTAACTTACAAGAGTTTGCAAGAATACCAAAAAGCGCTAGCCGATTACAACCGTGCGATCAAACTTCAACCAGATTACGCTGATGGCTACTACAACCGAGGTGTAACTTACTTTTATTTGCAAGAATACCAAAAAGCGCTAGCCGAGTACAACCGTGCGATCGCGCTTCAACTAGATAATGCTAAAGCCTACAACAACCGAGGTAATACTTACGATAATTTGCAAGAATACCAAAAAGCGCTAGCCGATTACAACCGTGCGATCGAACTTCAACCAGATTTAGCTGAAGTATACTACAACCGAGGTAATACTTACGATAATTTGCAAGAATACCAAAAAGCGCTAGCCGATTACACCCGTGCGATCGAACTTCAACCAGATTTAGCTATTGCCTACAGCAACCGAGGTAATACTTACAAGAGCTTGCAAGAATACCAAAAAGCGCTAGCCGATTACACCCGTGCGATCGCACTCAAACCAGATGATGCTAAAGCCTACTACAACCGAGGTGTAACTTACGGTAATTTGCAAGAGTACCAAAAAGCCCTAGCCGATTTCACACAAGCGATCGCACTCGAACCAGATTATGCTTCTGCCTACTACAACCGAGGTTTAACTTACGATAATTTGCAAGAATACCAAAAAGCAATCGCCGATTACACCCGTGCGATCGAACTTCAACCAGATTTAGCTGATGCCTACAACAGCCGAGGTGTAACTTACTATAATTTGCAAGAATACCAAAAAGCGCTAGCGGATTACACCAGTGCGATCGCGCTTCAACCAGATTTAGCTGATGCCTACAACAACCGAGGTAATACTTACGATGATTTGCAAGAATACCAAAAAGCAATCGCCGATTACAACCGTGCGATCGCGCTTCAACCAGATGATACTGAAGCCTACTACAACCGAGGTATAACTTACTATAATTTGCAAGAATACCAAAAAGCGCTAGCCGATTACAACCGTGCGATCGCACTTAAACCAAATGATGCTGATGCCTACAGCAATCGAGGTTTAACTTACTTCAATTTGCAAGAATACCAAAAAGCAATCGCCGATTACAACCGTGCGATCGCGCTTCAACCAGATGATGCTAAAGCCTACGGCAACCGAGGTTTAACTTACTCTAAATTGCAAGAATATCAAAAAGCTTTTGCAGATTTACAAAAAGCTGCACAACTGTTTTATGAACAAGGGGATATGCAAATGTACCAAGAAGTACAGGAAGCTATCAAGGAGTTACAAAGCAAGCTTTAA
- a CDS encoding COP23 domain-containing protein yields the protein MKRTLITTLALTLTTTIITAAFINSNSHQVKAESTVQFLCRSSYDEDQGTRLPTTLAWTSRGKIAVIRWVKELGGKSPQERCEKISPRFQEAYQKGTLSLITNGRINNQPVICTAKEYGGKCETLLMTLRPGDNSLQMLNSLVETLNGRGVGPIKHSSGVPQVYYQVYIDDFLQTAPVEKE from the coding sequence ATGAAACGCACATTAATTACCACTCTGGCATTAACTTTAACCACAACTATCATCACTGCTGCTTTTATTAACTCTAATTCTCACCAAGTTAAAGCTGAATCTACAGTGCAATTTCTATGTCGCAGTAGTTATGACGAAGACCAAGGTACACGCTTACCTACGACATTGGCTTGGACATCACGGGGTAAAATTGCTGTGATTCGCTGGGTAAAAGAATTAGGTGGTAAGTCTCCGCAAGAACGTTGCGAAAAAATATCGCCTCGCTTTCAAGAAGCTTATCAGAAGGGGACTTTAAGCTTAATTACTAATGGCAGAATAAATAATCAACCTGTGATTTGTACTGCTAAAGAATATGGTGGTAAATGTGAAACTTTGTTGATGACTTTGCGCCCAGGAGATAATTCTTTGCAGATGCTTAATAGTTTAGTGGAAACTCTCAATGGTCGTGGAGTTGGTCCAATTAAGCATAGTTCTGGTGTTCCTCAAGTTTATTATCAGGTTTATATTGATGATTTTTTGCAAACTGCACCTGTAGAAAAAGAGTAA
- a CDS encoding COP23 domain-containing protein, with product MKFKLFSIGLITTIIATLGLNLTTQRVQAESRYQFYCGQSYDATANQRFPATKARTTRGQIVLIQWQRVDVPGYSPQRRCREISPRFQQAYNNGTLNLITNAKINGQSVICTTKEYGGNCVTVLMTLQPKDNSLQILNDLRDILNLRQVGPIKHSSAIPQIYYQIDLEDLMRNAPLEQER from the coding sequence ATGAAATTCAAGTTATTTTCAATTGGCTTAATCACTACAATAATTGCTACATTAGGACTCAATTTAACGACTCAAAGAGTGCAAGCAGAATCCAGATATCAATTTTATTGTGGACAAAGCTACGACGCAACAGCAAATCAACGTTTTCCCGCAACTAAAGCTAGGACAACACGGGGACAGATTGTATTAATTCAATGGCAAAGAGTTGATGTTCCTGGTTATTCTCCCCAACGGCGCTGTCGAGAAATATCACCACGCTTTCAGCAAGCTTATAACAATGGCACATTAAATTTAATTACCAATGCCAAAATAAATGGTCAATCTGTCATTTGTACTACTAAAGAATACGGGGGTAACTGTGTAACTGTGTTAATGACTTTGCAGCCAAAAGATAATTCTTTACAAATCTTGAACGATTTGAGAGATATTCTAAATCTTCGTCAAGTTGGTCCAATTAAACACAGTTCTGCTATTCCCCAGATTTACTACCAAATTGACTTAGAAGATTTGATGCGTAACGCACCATTAGAACAAGAAAGATGA
- a CDS encoding trypsin-like peptidase domain-containing protein: protein MQKKFLRITISAILTSAIASGIINNITSRVGIELGQVKAVLAKDVEQRRAKTLLAQNSEEQTRIAVYQKASPAVVKIEYDNGTGSGFIVSPDGLVLTNAHVLEDAPSTVKVILNDETEVLADVIGFDKRGIDLAALKIRNQSNLPTLSLAPPGTVQVGQSVYAIGSPFGIENTFTSGVVSRIDRKRNWIQHDAPINPGNSGGPLLNSKAEVIGVNTALFNPTGSKTFLGISLAIAVAEVQPFLVALQQGNGYVAQRPQQPDDNSTTTQQLPLDGKTVTATLKKGDDVLPNNTYYHTYTFQGRAGQQVTIEMNSKQIDSALFLVSVDSKKILEQNDDISPNDFNAKLVATLPADGTYVVIANAFERGESGEYSLNAVVK, encoded by the coding sequence ATGCAGAAGAAATTCTTAAGGATAACAATATCAGCAATTTTGACAAGTGCGATCGCATCTGGCATAATTAACAATATTACTAGCCGTGTGGGTATTGAACTAGGACAAGTCAAGGCTGTCTTAGCTAAAGACGTTGAGCAGAGACGGGCAAAAACACTTCTAGCCCAAAATAGTGAAGAACAAACTCGCATTGCAGTCTATCAAAAAGCTAGTCCTGCGGTAGTAAAGATTGAATATGATAATGGTACGGGTAGTGGTTTTATTGTTTCTCCAGATGGATTAGTTTTAACAAATGCTCATGTTCTGGAAGATGCGCCATCTACTGTTAAAGTTATTCTCAATGATGAAACGGAAGTATTAGCCGATGTTATTGGCTTTGATAAACGCGGTATAGATTTAGCTGCGCTGAAGATTCGCAATCAAAGCAATTTGCCTACCCTGAGTTTAGCACCACCTGGAACAGTGCAAGTCGGGCAATCAGTTTATGCTATTGGTTCACCTTTTGGGATTGAAAATACTTTTACTAGCGGTGTGGTGAGTAGAATTGACCGCAAACGCAACTGGATACAACACGACGCGCCAATTAATCCAGGTAATTCTGGAGGACCATTGCTTAATTCTAAGGCAGAGGTGATTGGGGTGAATACGGCATTATTCAATCCTACTGGTAGTAAAACATTTCTTGGTATTAGTTTAGCGATCGCAGTTGCCGAAGTACAACCTTTTTTAGTGGCGCTACAGCAGGGTAATGGGTATGTAGCCCAGCGACCACAACAGCCTGATGACAATTCCACAACAACTCAACAATTACCTTTAGATGGGAAAACTGTAACAGCAACACTTAAAAAAGGTGATGATGTGTTACCAAATAATACCTACTATCACACTTATACATTTCAAGGTCGGGCTGGTCAACAAGTAACCATTGAAATGAACAGTAAGCAAATCGACTCAGCTTTATTTTTGGTGTCTGTTGATAGCAAAAAAATCCTTGAGCAAAATGATGATATTTCCCCTAATGATTTTAATGCCAAATTAGTTGCTACATTACCTGCCGATGGCACTTATGTAGTAATTGCTAATGCTTTTGAACGTGGAGAATCAGGGGAGTATAGCTTAAATGCTGTTGTTAAGTAA